A single Gemmatimonadota bacterium DNA region contains:
- a CDS encoding CapA family protein, whose amino-acid sequence MRLRPVATAVALFLAGSLFAPSLLFGLQQGAAGAADPELATTVDDGFTIAVVGDVILAYSLAHEMSDPGFGEVVGILRSADVATGNLEGNIVDGRVLQTSAPGGFGGEPSAADWLVEMGFDIMARPNNHSTDFWIEGVNETSRQLDRVGMQYTGVGNSYAAARAARYYTSARGRVGMVATFARDGANQIDAAPGGGEWLGRGGISALRVGRSFMVPEDRWGAIQTLRDDFPSGTGFYARGANSDTQISLIGNAFRKAPPGTTEPHFSFQMNQGDFDDLVAAVREGKLRSDFVSFAIHSHHFHDTRGGYRGDGVAEAEHLDTNSSIPDFHIELAHAVIDAGADLYQGTGVHALRGIEIYRNRPIFYGLGEFIRQMDVIGIAGRGDPTRDQCVGCPFPVKYESVIAVSTFEGGELAEVRLHPVELGYEEPRLAKRGIPRPASPETARRILERLQDLSSPFGTQIAIEGNVGVIRSRSAP is encoded by the coding sequence ATGCGTCTTCGCCCTGTGGCTACCGCGGTGGCCTTGTTCCTCGCGGGCTCCCTTTTCGCCCCTTCGTTGCTCTTCGGGCTCCAGCAAGGTGCCGCGGGTGCGGCCGATCCCGAGCTCGCGACGACGGTGGACGACGGCTTCACGATCGCGGTGGTCGGAGACGTGATCCTCGCCTATTCCCTCGCCCACGAGATGAGCGATCCGGGCTTCGGGGAGGTGGTCGGGATCCTGCGGAGCGCCGACGTGGCGACCGGGAACCTCGAGGGGAACATCGTGGATGGGCGGGTCCTTCAGACGTCGGCGCCCGGGGGGTTCGGCGGGGAGCCGAGCGCGGCGGATTGGCTCGTGGAGATGGGCTTCGACATCATGGCGCGCCCGAACAATCACTCGACCGATTTCTGGATCGAGGGGGTGAACGAGACGAGTCGGCAGCTCGATCGGGTGGGGATGCAGTACACGGGCGTCGGAAACAGCTACGCGGCGGCGCGGGCCGCGAGGTACTACACGAGCGCCCGGGGCCGGGTCGGGATGGTCGCCACCTTCGCCCGGGATGGGGCCAACCAGATCGATGCCGCGCCCGGCGGCGGCGAGTGGCTCGGTCGCGGCGGGATCAGCGCGCTCCGCGTGGGCCGGTCCTTCATGGTTCCCGAGGACCGGTGGGGGGCGATCCAGACGTTGCGCGACGACTTTCCCAGCGGGACCGGCTTCTACGCGCGCGGCGCGAACTCGGACACCCAGATCTCCCTCATCGGGAATGCCTTCCGGAAGGCGCCACCCGGGACGACCGAGCCCCACTTCTCCTTCCAGATGAACCAGGGAGATTTCGACGACCTGGTCGCGGCTGTCCGTGAGGGAAAGCTCCGCTCCGACTTCGTGTCCTTCGCCATCCATTCTCACCACTTTCATGACACGAGGGGGGGATATCGAGGCGACGGGGTGGCCGAGGCCGAACACCTCGACACGAACTCGAGCATCCCCGACTTCCACATCGAGCTCGCCCACGCGGTGATTGATGCCGGGGCCGACCTCTACCAGGGCACCGGCGTGCACGCGCTGAGGGGAATCGAGATTTACCGGAACCGGCCGATCTTTTACGGTCTCGGGGAATTCATCCGACAGATGGACGTGATCGGGATCGCGGGGCGGGGGGATCCGACCCGCGACCAGTGCGTCGGATGCCCCTTCCCGGTGAAATACGAGAGCGTCATCGCGGTTAGCACCTTCGAGGGAGGGGAGCTCGCCGAGGTGCGTCTCCACCCGGTCGAGTTGGGATACGAGGAGCCGCGATTGGCGAAACGGGGAATCCCCCGACCGGCATCCCCCGAGACGGCGCGGCGCATTCTCGAGCGTCTTCAGGACCTGTCCTCCCCCTTCGGAACGCAGATCGCGATCGAAGGGAATGTGGGTGTGATTCGATCGAGGTCCGCGCCCTAG
- a CDS encoding HupE/UreJ family protein, with protein MSRRTLFLLLAICAPALPSPAAAHDVDVTGVARIFFDQLGERRYLLSIVDRQVPPILDPEGILPAGCTLIDADEDGLDLVAGFAFECMRGLTLDDTIVLPWNLAGVVALARWSDGTDASAYFPGKGGTIPIRFAELRAEAGSSAGLAADFFALGVEHIVFGLDHLLFVLGLLLLVRGVGPLAATITAFTVAHSLTLAAAVLGVVPVSPGPVEAAIALSIVLLAREIVTGHRGERHLVHRAPWLVAFGFGLLHGLGFAGALGEIGLRGNDLPVALLSFNVGVEAGQLVFVGALLAVNRIVPGTARGRIPKLEPTLGYALGALAMFWFLGRLPAVWGA; from the coding sequence GTGAGCCGACGCACTCTCTTCTTACTTCTCGCCATCTGCGCACCGGCACTTCCCTCCCCCGCGGCCGCCCACGACGTGGACGTCACCGGCGTCGCCCGCATCTTTTTCGACCAACTGGGAGAACGCCGCTACCTCCTCTCCATCGTGGATCGTCAGGTCCCGCCGATCCTCGACCCCGAGGGGATCCTCCCGGCCGGCTGCACCCTCATCGACGCGGACGAGGATGGCCTCGACCTCGTCGCCGGTTTCGCCTTCGAGTGCATGCGCGGTCTGACCCTCGACGACACGATCGTCCTTCCGTGGAACCTCGCGGGGGTCGTCGCGCTGGCGCGGTGGAGCGACGGGACGGACGCTTCGGCGTATTTCCCCGGGAAAGGCGGCACGATTCCGATCCGGTTCGCGGAGCTTCGGGCCGAAGCGGGATCGAGCGCCGGCCTCGCCGCCGACTTTTTCGCCCTGGGGGTGGAGCACATCGTCTTCGGTCTCGATCATCTCCTCTTCGTCCTCGGCCTCCTCCTCCTCGTCCGCGGCGTCGGCCCTCTCGCGGCGACGATCACCGCGTTTACCGTCGCGCACTCCCTTACCCTGGCCGCAGCCGTCCTCGGCGTCGTCCCCGTCTCGCCCGGCCCGGTCGAAGCCGCGATCGCTCTCTCGATCGTGCTCCTCGCGCGGGAGATCGTGACCGGTCACCGGGGTGAGCGGCATCTGGTGCACCGCGCTCCCTGGCTCGTGGCCTTCGGATTCGGGCTCCTGCACGGACTGGGGTTCGCGGGAGCGCTCGGCGAGATCGGGCTCCGGGGAAACGACCTTCCGGTGGCCCTTCTCTCCTTCAACGTGGGGGTGGAGGCGGGCCAGCTCGTCTTCGTGGGGGCCCTGCTCGCCGTAAACCGGATCGTCCCCGGAACCGCGCGGGGCCGCATCCCGAAGCTCGAGCCCACGCTCGGCTACGCGCTGGGAGCGCTCGCGATGTTCTGGTTCCTGGGGCGCCTGCCGGCCGTCTGGGGAGCGTGA
- a CDS encoding TRAP transporter fused permease subunit — MNEPGPQSSSSGRSAIQILILAIAAGAAGFHLYAAGFGAFTALVQRPVHLALMSLLGFLGVGVMFGTRGGWAAESPLKKTVSAALAFGMVVSCVYLVTGHQELVNRVGAATPLDLTLGAMAVVALLELTRRATGWGLVTVALLAIVYGMAGPYLPGILAHRGYPLPRILETLYLSLDGIWGIPLGVSADFVYLFVLFGTVLEIAGGGALLITLAARVAGGLRGGPAITATVASAFMGSLSGSAVANVVTTGTLTIPVMKKAGFQPHFAAGIEAAASTAGQIMPPVMGAGAFILATWTNIPYLTVAVAAIIPAFLYYVALVMMIQFRAAKRGLDARSTDLERAAPVLPRIQLLFPVVVIVIALALGRSPMRAAFWGVASAVGVTFLRTETRLRAGQIRDLLITGAASTVQVAAACATAGIVVGIASLTGIGLRMSDLIVTLSGGQLPIALVLTAFASIILGMGLPTTAAYVVLAALGAPALVDLGVPLLAAHLFVFYFGCMSNVTPPVALAAFAAAGVAGANAMRTALTAVMLASAGFIVPFMFVYGPPLLMQGSVAEILIAVLTGTLGVTALAAAAMGYLRSELRWWERAVLAGAAIVLLVPEPITDLFGVGLMLLIFFRGGKMKRVALIAIAGLTTLAQAGCEAGDSDRFLSIGTGNIGGIYYPIGGALASRLSARDPDRQYTAEVTAASVENIKRMEQGQIDLALSMTTTIISAYEGGTEQFPQPVPNLRIVAPLWPNPVTVVVPPDSEIRSLHEIRGERVSVGAAGSGAEEFVRVLLEAYGITYDDIEERYLTINESTAAIRDRTIAIAIVPVAYPAAGIMEITTTGSAKLIPLEGPEIDALIRERPYLFATVTPAGAYRGVDADVPTIAEMNWLVAPVDLDSEVVKLVLDILYDEQDRLIQVNEIVRQIDFADLDRALIPLHPATIEWLEERGLRPPAP, encoded by the coding sequence GTGAACGAACCCGGACCGCAGTCCTCTTCCAGCGGGCGATCGGCGATCCAGATCCTCATTCTGGCGATCGCCGCCGGAGCGGCGGGGTTCCACCTCTACGCCGCCGGGTTCGGGGCCTTCACCGCGCTGGTTCAGCGGCCGGTACACCTAGCCCTCATGTCGCTCCTAGGCTTCCTCGGGGTCGGCGTGATGTTCGGGACTCGTGGCGGGTGGGCCGCGGAGTCGCCTCTGAAGAAGACCGTCTCCGCTGCGCTCGCCTTCGGGATGGTGGTGAGCTGCGTCTACCTGGTGACGGGGCATCAGGAACTCGTAAATCGGGTGGGGGCGGCGACCCCCCTCGACCTGACCCTCGGCGCCATGGCGGTCGTCGCCCTCCTCGAGCTGACGAGGCGCGCGACGGGGTGGGGACTCGTCACGGTAGCGCTCCTCGCCATCGTCTACGGGATGGCGGGGCCCTACCTCCCCGGGATTCTGGCGCACCGGGGGTATCCGCTCCCCCGTATCCTCGAGACGCTCTACCTCTCGCTCGATGGGATCTGGGGGATTCCGCTGGGAGTCTCGGCCGACTTCGTCTATCTCTTCGTCCTCTTCGGGACGGTGCTGGAGATCGCGGGTGGGGGCGCCCTCCTCATCACCTTGGCCGCGCGTGTGGCGGGGGGGCTCCGCGGTGGCCCCGCGATCACGGCGACGGTCGCGAGCGCGTTCATGGGATCGCTCTCGGGTAGCGCCGTCGCCAACGTCGTGACGACGGGGACGCTCACGATCCCCGTCATGAAGAAGGCGGGATTCCAGCCGCACTTCGCGGCGGGGATCGAAGCGGCCGCGAGCACGGCGGGGCAGATCATGCCTCCGGTCATGGGCGCGGGCGCCTTCATACTCGCGACCTGGACGAACATCCCGTACCTCACCGTCGCGGTCGCGGCGATCATCCCGGCGTTCCTCTACTACGTGGCGCTCGTGATGATGATCCAGTTCCGGGCCGCGAAGCGCGGGCTGGATGCGCGCTCCACCGACCTGGAACGGGCGGCCCCGGTCCTCCCTCGGATCCAGCTCCTCTTTCCCGTCGTCGTGATCGTGATCGCCCTCGCCCTCGGGCGCTCGCCGATGCGCGCGGCATTCTGGGGGGTCGCCTCCGCGGTCGGCGTCACCTTCCTCCGCACGGAAACCCGCCTACGCGCCGGCCAGATTCGAGACCTTCTCATCACCGGGGCGGCGAGCACGGTCCAGGTGGCCGCCGCCTGCGCCACCGCCGGGATCGTTGTCGGGATCGCGTCGCTCACGGGGATCGGGCTTCGGATGTCGGATCTCATCGTGACCCTCTCCGGTGGGCAGCTCCCGATCGCGCTCGTGCTTACGGCCTTCGCCTCGATCATCCTCGGGATGGGGTTGCCGACGACTGCAGCGTATGTGGTCCTCGCCGCGCTGGGGGCACCAGCCCTCGTGGACCTCGGAGTTCCCCTCCTTGCCGCACACCTCTTCGTGTTCTACTTCGGTTGCATGTCGAACGTGACGCCCCCGGTGGCGCTCGCCGCCTTCGCGGCGGCCGGGGTCGCCGGAGCCAACGCGATGAGGACCGCGCTCACCGCGGTGATGCTGGCCTCAGCGGGATTCATCGTTCCCTTCATGTTCGTCTACGGGCCGCCCCTGCTGATGCAGGGTTCGGTCGCGGAGATCCTCATCGCGGTCCTCACGGGGACGCTGGGGGTCACGGCGCTTGCGGCGGCGGCGATGGGGTACCTCCGATCCGAGCTCCGGTGGTGGGAGCGCGCCGTCCTGGCGGGTGCGGCGATCGTTCTCCTCGTTCCGGAGCCGATCACGGATCTCTTCGGAGTCGGCCTGATGCTCCTCATTTTTTTCAGAGGCGGGAAGATGAAGCGTGTGGCCCTGATCGCGATCGCGGGACTGACGACACTGGCTCAGGCCGGGTGCGAGGCGGGTGACTCGGACCGCTTCCTCAGCATCGGGACGGGAAACATCGGCGGGATCTATTATCCGATCGGTGGCGCGCTCGCGAGCCGCCTTTCCGCGCGCGATCCGGATCGCCAGTACACGGCCGAGGTCACCGCGGCATCCGTCGAGAACATCAAGCGAATGGAACAGGGGCAGATCGACCTCGCTCTCTCGATGACGACGACGATCATTTCCGCGTACGAGGGAGGAACGGAGCAGTTCCCGCAGCCGGTCCCGAACCTCCGGATCGTCGCCCCACTCTGGCCAAATCCCGTCACCGTGGTCGTGCCGCCGGACTCCGAGATCAGGAGCCTGCACGAGATCCGAGGTGAGCGGGTTTCGGTCGGGGCCGCCGGGAGCGGCGCGGAGGAGTTCGTGCGGGTGCTTCTCGAGGCCTACGGGATCACCTACGACGACATCGAGGAGCGTTACCTCACGATCAACGAGTCAACCGCGGCGATCCGGGACCGGACGATCGCGATCGCGATCGTTCCGGTGGCGTATCCGGCCGCGGGTATCATGGAGATCACGACGACAGGCTCGGCGAAGCTCATTCCCCTGGAGGGGCCGGAGATCGACGCGCTCATCCGCGAGCGTCCTTACCTCTTCGCCACCGTGACGCCGGCCGGCGCGTACCGCGGGGTGGACGCGGACGTGCCCACGATCGCGGAGATGAACTGGCTGGTCGCGCCCGTGGACCTGGATTCCGAAGTCGTGAAGCTCGTCCTGGACATCCTTTACGACGAGCAGGATCGGCTCATTCAGGTGAACGAAATCGTCCGGCAAATCGACTTTGCCGACTTGGACCGCGCCCTGATTCCACTGCACCCCGCCACCATCGAATGGCTGGAGGAACGTGGTCTCCGCCCGCCCGCGCCCTGA
- a CDS encoding peptidylprolyl isomerase: MPERSRLSRVLREPTLHFALGAALLFGIAWVFGSRANVVEVDRGLVEWEILQVETLRGAPLSAAERADIEEGVINERVLVREALALGLDDDERIHDLLVQKMLHVLSADVIQPSEAELEAYFEADPMRYANPASVTVEELVLLTQDALPSSLATQLERGVPLSEIQTGVPRTGGGLRDVPREDLAVIFDGATADAAFAADIGRWVGPYLSARGQHWLRTTERTDAVPRPLEVVREMVRLDWITEEEEARLSERIAEIRERYTIVFVGGEEGTP; this comes from the coding sequence GTGCCCGAGCGCTCCCGGCTTTCCCGCGTCCTCCGCGAGCCGACTCTCCACTTCGCCCTGGGCGCCGCGCTCCTCTTCGGCATCGCCTGGGTCTTCGGCTCGCGCGCAAACGTCGTCGAAGTGGACCGCGGTCTCGTCGAGTGGGAGATCCTCCAGGTGGAGACGCTGCGGGGCGCGCCCCTCTCAGCCGCGGAGCGCGCGGACATCGAGGAGGGCGTGATCAACGAGCGCGTCCTCGTGCGGGAAGCGCTCGCCCTCGGGCTCGACGACGACGAACGAATTCACGATCTCCTCGTCCAGAAGATGCTCCACGTCCTGAGCGCGGACGTGATCCAGCCGAGCGAAGCCGAGCTCGAGGCCTACTTCGAGGCGGATCCGATGCGTTACGCCAACCCGGCGTCGGTCACCGTCGAAGAGCTGGTCCTGCTCACGCAGGACGCCCTTCCCTCGTCGCTCGCCACGCAGCTCGAGCGCGGAGTCCCCCTCTCGGAGATCCAGACCGGCGTGCCCAGGACCGGGGGAGGCCTTCGCGACGTTCCGCGCGAGGATCTCGCGGTGATCTTCGACGGGGCGACGGCGGACGCGGCCTTCGCGGCGGACATCGGTCGATGGGTAGGGCCCTATCTTTCGGCGCGGGGGCAACACTGGCTCCGAACCACGGAGAGGACCGACGCGGTGCCCCGCCCCCTCGAGGTCGTGCGCGAGATGGTCCGGCTCGATTGGATCACGGAAGAAGAGGAGGCGCGCCTTTCCGAGCGGATCGCGGAGATTCGCGAACGTTACACGATCGTTTTTGTGGGCGGAGAGGAAGGAACGCCGTGA
- a CDS encoding ADOP family duplicated permease: MLHHLRGDFRLALRRLVKTPAASLTVVSALSVGIGLCAVMFSSIDGVILPTPPFEAGDRVVRMWRSDASPVSMETYRYWEERQQSFDGFGLAEDLAVNLAVEGRATEPTRMAAISLSTLDLLAVDPVIGRPFAASDAVSGAPPVALIGYDAWRTGFDLDPGVLGQVIRLSGEPAEIIGVMPEGFGFPWSQEVWTPRPDAAFRPDWNPERLVIFGIVREGVSMEAAAAELNALDEQRPRPATEPTATPVEVRMFTDIINPAGRSHLLAGLMLGVAFLVLLVACANATNVLLACASVRSREVAVRSALGASRSRIAFQFWAEVSVLALTGAAGGAFLAAVGARLIRNAVGAVEGMPYWVDLRVDLPVLAFVSVAAVVAAVLAGVLPALFASRANRHELLKDASRGSSSRRLGPMMGRLIGAEMAVSLVLLVAAGLFVRSALNLQSYEFGFAPEGVYLSLVTPPEGRYDTPGGRAELAARLEEALGAIPEASSATVTTSVPAIGGIRRSAAVEGTHLPAEMGLPLVRYIAATPGFFRTFLAPVASGRPFDSRDRAGSPPVAIVSAAFEQEHLPEGAVGRRIALPEEAGQEEWLTVVGVVPDLLAPGIQAEGTRGVVYVPFAQAPPTRFQIAVRSRTTASVLAVPIRQAVATVDPDAALSFMRPMDDAIEQANAQYAWLSAGFLVAGGLALVLAAIGLYGVMAFWVTQRTREIGVRMAIGGGRGTILGFVFRQGMRPIVVGLGFGLLVALPFAWTLRGSLLRVAPFDPLVFGVVLGTLVGAGLFGCVLPALRATRVDPLTALSAE, encoded by the coding sequence ATGCTTCATCATCTGAGAGGCGACTTTCGCCTCGCCCTCCGCCGTCTCGTGAAGACTCCTGCCGCGAGTCTGACGGTCGTGAGTGCCCTCTCCGTCGGAATTGGACTCTGCGCGGTGATGTTCAGTTCGATCGACGGGGTGATCCTCCCTACTCCGCCGTTCGAAGCGGGTGACCGGGTCGTCCGGATGTGGCGATCCGACGCTTCACCGGTCTCGATGGAGACCTACCGGTACTGGGAGGAACGCCAGCAGTCCTTCGACGGCTTCGGCCTGGCGGAGGACCTCGCGGTCAACCTGGCCGTCGAGGGCCGGGCGACCGAGCCCACGCGCATGGCCGCGATTTCGCTCTCCACACTCGATCTCCTTGCTGTGGATCCGGTCATCGGACGGCCCTTCGCCGCCTCCGATGCCGTTTCGGGTGCCCCTCCCGTCGCCCTCATCGGCTACGACGCCTGGCGCACCGGATTCGACCTGGATCCGGGCGTTCTCGGGCAGGTGATCCGGCTGAGCGGCGAGCCGGCGGAGATCATCGGCGTGATGCCCGAGGGCTTCGGCTTTCCCTGGAGCCAGGAGGTGTGGACGCCTCGACCAGACGCGGCGTTTCGCCCGGACTGGAACCCGGAGCGGCTCGTGATCTTCGGGATCGTCCGGGAGGGTGTCTCGATGGAAGCGGCCGCGGCGGAGTTGAATGCTTTGGACGAGCAGCGGCCTCGCCCGGCGACGGAGCCCACCGCGACCCCGGTCGAGGTCCGGATGTTCACGGACATCATCAACCCGGCCGGCCGGTCGCATTTGCTCGCGGGTCTGATGCTGGGCGTTGCGTTCCTGGTGCTTCTCGTCGCCTGCGCCAACGCGACGAACGTGCTCCTGGCGTGTGCCTCGGTCCGTTCGCGCGAGGTTGCGGTTCGGTCCGCGCTCGGTGCGTCCAGGTCCCGGATCGCCTTCCAGTTCTGGGCCGAGGTGTCCGTGCTTGCCCTCACCGGCGCGGCGGGCGGCGCCTTTCTCGCGGCGGTGGGCGCCCGTCTGATCCGCAACGCGGTCGGAGCCGTGGAAGGCATGCCGTACTGGGTCGACTTGCGGGTAGACCTCCCCGTGCTCGCATTCGTCTCCGTCGCCGCGGTGGTGGCGGCGGTCCTGGCCGGGGTCCTCCCTGCCCTCTTCGCCTCTCGCGCCAACCGCCACGAGCTCCTCAAGGACGCCTCACGCGGATCGTCGAGCCGCCGGCTCGGACCGATGATGGGACGCCTCATCGGGGCGGAGATGGCGGTCTCGCTCGTCCTGCTGGTCGCGGCCGGTCTCTTCGTTCGAAGCGCGCTGAACCTTCAGAGCTACGAGTTCGGCTTCGCGCCCGAGGGCGTCTACCTGTCCCTCGTCACCCCGCCCGAAGGCCGATACGACACGCCGGGTGGACGTGCCGAACTGGCCGCGCGTCTCGAGGAAGCGCTCGGGGCCATTCCGGAAGCGTCGTCCGCCACGGTCACGACCTCGGTCCCGGCGATCGGCGGCATCCGACGCTCCGCGGCCGTGGAGGGCACGCACCTCCCGGCAGAGATGGGCTTGCCCCTCGTCCGGTACATCGCGGCCACGCCCGGGTTCTTCCGGACCTTCCTGGCGCCGGTGGCGAGCGGTCGTCCGTTCGACTCGCGAGACCGAGCGGGCAGCCCTCCCGTCGCGATCGTGAGCGCGGCGTTCGAGCAGGAGCATCTCCCGGAGGGTGCGGTCGGACGTCGCATCGCCCTTCCCGAGGAAGCGGGTCAGGAAGAGTGGCTCACGGTCGTGGGGGTCGTACCGGACCTTCTCGCGCCGGGCATCCAGGCGGAGGGAACGCGGGGCGTCGTCTACGTCCCGTTCGCGCAGGCGCCGCCCACGCGCTTCCAGATCGCGGTCCGTTCGCGGACGACCGCGAGTGTCCTGGCGGTACCGATCCGACAGGCGGTGGCGACCGTAGATCCGGACGCCGCCCTCTCCTTCATGCGGCCGATGGACGACGCGATCGAACAAGCGAACGCGCAGTACGCCTGGCTGAGCGCCGGCTTCCTCGTCGCGGGTGGCCTCGCCCTCGTCCTGGCGGCGATCGGGCTCTACGGGGTGATGGCATTCTGGGTTACTCAGCGCACGCGCGAGATCGGCGTCCGCATGGCGATCGGCGGCGGGCGCGGAACGATTCTGGGCTTCGTTTTCCGCCAGGGAATGCGACCGATCGTCGTCGGACTCGGCTTCGGCCTGCTGGTGGCCCTCCCGTTCGCGTGGACCCTCCGGGGTTCCCTCCTTCGAGTGGCGCCCTTCGATCCCCTCGTGTTCGGAGTGGTCCTTGGAACGCTCGTCGGCGCCGGCCTGTTCGGCTGCGTACTACCGGCGTTGCGCGCCACGCGGGTGGACCCGTTGACGGCGCTGTCGGCGGAGTAG
- a CDS encoding PadR family transcriptional regulator → MGHAGEFELLTLLAIAQLGDDAYGVTLQKILETRTSRSVTLGAIYKTLGRLEAKGLVDVTVAPPTGERGGRRKKMYRLTRDGLSTARRSLADLRQLTEGLEFALDIR, encoded by the coding sequence ATGGGACACGCGGGCGAATTCGAGTTACTAACTCTACTGGCGATCGCCCAGTTGGGGGATGACGCGTACGGCGTCACCCTGCAAAAGATCCTTGAGACGCGGACGTCGCGCTCCGTCACCCTGGGAGCGATCTACAAGACGCTCGGACGTCTCGAAGCGAAGGGGCTCGTCGACGTCACCGTGGCTCCCCCGACCGGGGAACGGGGCGGACGGAGGAAGAAGATGTACCGCCTGACCCGCGATGGTCTCTCGACCGCGCGTCGCTCGCTCGCGGATCTCCGGCAACTGACGGAGGGGCTCGAGTTCGCCCTCGACATCCGATGA
- a CDS encoding carboxypeptidase-like regulatory domain-containing protein, whose protein sequence is MLRPSRFAIPSALLAVALASPSSMEGQNPATEAGAAAGQVIQAVTTRGIMGALLLALDSEGEVVGRGLSGRDGFFTIALPPGGPYRLEVESMGYRIATADSLRISVADTLRLPPIHLLPDTASNPREP, encoded by the coding sequence ATGCTCCGTCCTTCCCGCTTTGCGATTCCCTCGGCCCTTTTGGCCGTCGCCCTGGCCTCGCCTTCCTCGATGGAAGGGCAGAACCCCGCCACTGAAGCGGGTGCGGCGGCCGGCCAGGTCATCCAGGCGGTCACGACCAGAGGGATCATGGGCGCCCTCCTGCTGGCTCTCGACAGCGAGGGCGAAGTCGTGGGACGCGGCCTCTCCGGTCGAGACGGATTCTTCACGATCGCCCTCCCCCCCGGCGGTCCGTATCGGCTCGAGGTCGAATCCATGGGTTACCGCATCGCGACGGCGGATTCGCTTCGGATCAGCGTCGCCGACACCCTCCGGCTCCCACCGATCCATCTCCTGCCGGACACCGCCTCGAACCCGCGGGAACCTTAG
- a CDS encoding CoA transferase — protein sequence MTAPLAGIRVCDVTQNLAGPFCAQILGDLGAEVIKVEPPGGDLGRAWGPPFWGSAGVLFLSVNRGKRSIVLDLKRPEGREVLHRIARGCDVFLQSARLSVPERLGCDYDAIRGVREDVIHLSVTAFGGRGPLRDFPGYDPLIQAYSGIMSVTGHPGGEPARVGGSVVDYGTGMWAAIAVLAALRTRDATGKGARLETALLDTAVGWISYHIMGYLATGRVPGPMGSGLDAIVPYQAFPTSDGSVMIAAGNDAIFRRLCEALGVPEVARDSRFATNPSRVAHREELVPLIASHTRTLTTRDLVERTRRHSVPTSPIQDIAQVAADAQVAAAELVTPAPHPEAGNYQDISIPLRIDGARPRGSSGPPLAGEHTVAILSELGYSEAERRHLLDEGIAAATEDP from the coding sequence ATGACGGCACCCCTAGCGGGGATCCGAGTCTGCGACGTCACCCAAAACCTCGCCGGCCCCTTCTGCGCGCAGATTCTGGGCGACCTCGGGGCGGAGGTCATCAAGGTCGAGCCGCCCGGAGGCGACCTGGGGCGCGCCTGGGGCCCACCCTTCTGGGGAAGCGCGGGGGTTCTTTTCCTCTCGGTGAACCGCGGAAAGCGGAGCATCGTGCTCGATCTCAAACGCCCGGAGGGACGCGAAGTCCTTCACCGGATCGCGCGGGGATGCGACGTCTTCCTCCAATCCGCGCGGCTCAGCGTGCCCGAGCGTTTGGGGTGTGATTACGACGCGATCCGGGGGGTGCGGGAGGACGTGATCCACCTCTCCGTCACCGCCTTCGGAGGGCGGGGCCCGCTCCGGGATTTTCCCGGCTACGATCCGCTCATCCAGGCGTATTCCGGGATCATGTCGGTGACCGGTCATCCGGGAGGAGAGCCGGCGCGGGTGGGCGGGTCAGTCGTGGATTATGGGACCGGAATGTGGGCGGCCATCGCGGTCCTCGCCGCGCTTCGCACGCGCGACGCGACCGGGAAAGGAGCGCGCCTCGAAACCGCCCTCCTCGACACCGCGGTCGGCTGGATCTCTTACCACATCATGGGTTACCTCGCGACCGGTCGGGTCCCGGGTCCGATGGGATCGGGGCTCGATGCGATCGTCCCCTATCAGGCCTTTCCGACGAGCGATGGTTCCGTCATGATCGCCGCGGGAAACGACGCGATCTTCCGGCGGCTCTGCGAGGCGCTCGGCGTCCCCGAGGTTGCGCGGGACTCCCGTTTCGCAACGAATCCGTCGCGGGTGGCGCACCGCGAAGAGCTCGTGCCCCTGATCGCGAGCCATACCCGCACGCTCACCACGCGGGACCTCGTGGAAAGGACGAGGCGCCACTCCGTGCCCACATCGCCGATCCAGGACATCGCGCAGGTCGCCGCCGACGCCCAGGTGGCCGCCGCCGAGCTGGTCACACCGGCTCCTCACCCGGAAGCCGGCAACTACCAGGATATCTCGATTCCGCTGAGGATCGATGGCGCGCGTCCCCGGGGAAGCTCCGGCCCCCCGCTGGCGGGCGAGCACACGGTCGCTATTCTCTCCGAGCTGGGTTACTCCGAGGCCGAACGCCGCCACCTCCTCGACGAGGGAATCGCGGCCGCGACCGAGGACCCTTAG